Genomic DNA from Fusarium keratoplasticum isolate Fu6.1 chromosome 2, whole genome shotgun sequence:
CGCGGTTTCGGCTTGATGGTGGAAGGACAATACTCAATTCTCTCATGATGACGTAGCACTCGGGATGCCACGCGAGTAATTTGCCGTCCTCAGAGCTCCCCGGAGCCTCCACAAACTGCTTCAAGATTGGAAACTTGCAGCTGTCGCATCGCTGTGCGTAAAGCTTCACGTAGTCCAACATGCAGAAGATCTTGTCCCCGTGTTCATAGTAGCTTTCGTTTGCCTTGAAGACGACATCGCAGGCGTCGCATGAAAAGTGTTCCAGGTGGTAACCCCGATCCAAGGCTGTGATGTAGGTTCCTCTCAAAGCCTGGTCGCACTTGAAGCACAACAAGCCGAGTCTCCGGAAGTAGTCTCTCTCACATAGGGGCTTCTGAGTTCCGTTGTCATCGTGCGGAAAGAAGCGTGAGGCGACAGTTTGATGGCAATCCTACAAATCACGGTCAGCTCGAAACCGGATGCACTTTATCCTGGTGTTACTTACAACACATGTGAAGCAGTCGACATGCCACACTCCGCCCAGAGCTCTCACAAATCGTGCGGTGACAGGCTCAGAACATTTGTCGCATTTCAATCCGGCGCGGAGCTTCTCTTGGGATGGCTTTTGAGAGGATAGTACGCCTGGGTTCTTTGGGCGTTCTATTTCTCTTCGGTTTAAGCCTTTTTCTTGTTCGTCCAATGGTTTTCTCCGTATTTGTATTCGTGGTTGTGGTTGCTGTAGAGTCGTCTCTCCGATAGATCCCATCAAGAGCGCCTGGGTCTCAGAATCTGCGCCGATGTTCAAGCCTTGGAGGTCTTGGTTGAGCTCTCGGATTGTTGCCGCGTCAGAGTTGTCAAAGGAGGATTGAGTTTCTGAGAAGTCAATGAGGTCGCCTTCTACGACGTGTATCTGTGGTTGTTCGCTATCTGCCTGTGCTCTGGCAAAGGCCCGTCGATACGCTTGGCTATTCAGGACCAAGTCGTCGAACTCGAAATCGAGCTCTGAGGGAGCGACAGCTGAGACGGCTTCGACGTCAAAAAGACTAAGCTTGGCAGTGTCGTTGTCAAAGATAGACTCGCACCCCATCTTGATGCTCGGGTTTCTCGATCGGAGCGATTGGGCTTGCGATGCACTGGCCTGGATCCTGGACCTATTGTCGCGAAGACTTCGCTGGATATCTGATAGAGTGTCCCTACCAACGGTTAGTACGTACCACTCATCCGTCAAACGATACTTACGTCTCGAGAATCTTTAGCAGAAAGCCTATTGAGGTCTGTTGCCCTCTGAGGGCATTCAAGAGGTCTTTCAACCGGTCCTGATTCCACATGAATCTAATCTTGGCCCATACTCCCATGTTAGACGAATTCTGTGATTGAAGTTGTCTGgtctcagcctcaaggcaGCTAAAGACGACCATGCATCCAGTGAGAGCGGTCTCAAAGGCCATCAGCACGTCAGTTCGCGAAGCCCAGGCCTGTGAGAGGTCGTCCCGCCGGAGAATCTTCATCTGTAGTTCAGACAAGGCGATACTGATAAGCGTCGACTCGGAACAGATCATGGCGATGACTACAGGCACGTCTTCATAATTGCCAGCAAGGTCGGACAGCTTTTTGCAGGTTGTGAGGCATGTCGCCGTTAACCCGACCTAAAACCGCGTCAGTGCGCGTCTTGTTCgcaacgacgacgatgtgAGGTTTCACTTACCACCGAGGTCGCGATGGACAGAGGATCCATCGCGAAAGCAGAGGAGCTCTTGCTCGGAGGAAGGATTGTGGTTGAATGAGTTGAAGCTGAAAAAAAGAGCGAGAATAAATGAGGGGCGGGCTGCACCTTTGAGAATCAGGCTGTCGATAAGCGCCTAGCTGAGCCACCTTTCGTAGTGGGCATAGCCTACTTGCCTGCATCATTAGGTAAGTAAGGCATATTTCGACGCGACGTCAGTGGAGGGAGAGCGCCATGATGCTTGAAAGCTGGTGTTTGGTGTCGAACTAGACATTGGTTACCATCCATCTGATCTGTTGGACAGGCCATTGTCTGGTGTTAAGGGTGATAATTGCGCCCCGCTCTCGTTGGAAAGTAACCTTCTGAAGGCTGAAACCAGCGCCAAGAGCCTAGGGTACAAAGTCTCTGAAACACTCAACGAGCCAACCCTCCGAACGCGAAGCCGCCGTGACAAAGCAATTCCTATTTAAGAGGCTTGgcctttctctcctctgaGTATTACGACGACAGAATTTGTTCAGCAGAGGACTGACAAGACGGGCTGCCAAGATACACTCCAAAACGTGGCAGTGGAAGATGATTGCCAGCTGCGCACTGGCGCCATGCCAAGCCACTGCAGCTGAAATAGATGTACAGGGTGGGTGAGGATTTTGCCTGTCGTTAGACCTTTTGGGCATGCAAAACCCAATGGTTCTTCCGAAACCGCGAACACTTCTTTGAAATGATAAATGAGGGATCGCGAAGGCTCGCAGCCTGAACGTGCCTATTGCTAGGGTGCTATCTTTAGCGCTGGTTATTAGTATGAGATTCCATTAAGGTTACATCGCCATTTGGGGGAAGAAGATCCTAACCGTGATTGGCTCAGACCCCCGTTGAATGCCCAGCCAGCAGAAGCATGCTTTATCAGCAGAGGTTCCGCGGAAGACATCCCTTTATCTAAACAAGGTCCCCAGTAAACAGCCCGCAAAACCCCCTCTATTGCGTTTCAAACACGTCCAAAACTTGAAATTCTTAAAACTCATGATCTCATTCGGCCACAAACGCGATGCAACCTATTCCTCGAAGAAAAGTTGGTCTAGCAAAATCTAATCATCTCTCCACCTATGTTTATGCAATGTCTGATTAACTCTCCAGGCCTGTGACGTCTGCTACCGCAAGAGGATCAAATGTGACGGCCAGAAACCCGCTTGCTCTCATTGTGTACTATACCATTCGGAGTGCACTTTCGAGGCATCGAGTAGAAAAGCCCGTGCTAGGAGGCAAAAGCCCGGCAAAACCACCGAGGACCTACAAGCCAGGGTAGAGAGTCTCGAAGCCAGCCTGAACCAAGCTGCGCAGAGGATACATGAGCTCGAAGGCAGGGACGAGGCCATCGCACCTTCTTTTGAACTACACTCGGCCTATGGCACCCAGGTAGCTGATTTCAACATGGAAGCTCGAAACGGCGAGGGCCCCCTGGAACTGCCGCCCCAGCACGAGGTCATGTCTGCAGCGCAAAAGTACATCGCGGGGTTCAACTCAACCATTCCACTATTCAATCCCGATAGATTGTTGCGTGTAATCAATGGATGGTACACATACTCAACTCCGAGAGATTACACCACCTGGGCGGTGATCAACACGATGCTTGCGCTGGTTCATCGTCAGACACCGCCCGAAGAAGAGACAACCAGCAAAAACACGGCCAAGTACACCAAGAATGCGCAGTCGGTGCTCAACAAAATCGTCATGGGAGAAACGACACTACTGAGCGTACAGGTCCTCGTCGGAATGACCCTGCTGTTCCAGGGGGTTCAAGACTTGAAACCTGCAACAATGCTGATCGCCATGGCTCTACGCCTGGCACACCAACTGGGGCTACACACGCGAGAGAGCTCGGCACACCTCGATGGCAGTGTCGTACTAGAAAGGTGCCGTGTGTTCTGGATAGCTTACATACTCGATCGGGACATCAGCGCGCGAACCAAACAGCCACCTATCCAACGGGAGATGGACATCGATCTGGAATGGCCTTCGTCTGACCCTCAAGATGGGGCTGGCTTTTTTACCGGCGCCGACGGCGTATCCAGTTTCAATTTCTTCCTATCCCGGGTACAGTTGGCCCAAATT
This window encodes:
- a CDS encoding Zn(2)-C6 fungal-type domain-containing protein; protein product: MEARNGEGPLELPPQHEVMSAAQKYIAGFNSTIPLFNPDRLLRVINGWYTYSTPRDYTTWAVINTMLALVHRQTPPEEETTSKNTAKYTKNAQSVLNKIVMGETTLLSVQVLVGMTLLFQGVQDLKPATMLIAMALRLAHQLGLHTRESSAHLDGSVVLERCRVFWIAYILDRDISARTKQPPIQREMDIDLEWPSSDPQDGAGFFTGADGVSSFNFFLSRVQLAQIQGEIYNAMYSTSSRGLSSHEKLEKVAVLRYRLDDWFSRVPQQFRPEAILSVGEVHSCRCFGVLFATHLFCRISIYQVHVMETRWLQTLQTFGREAVQGELVSPAPSPVGWHGLVNECREYMKLFAGIEQKDPAFIWMTACTYISAGVCLIANNMFNPYHENIEYDECLANISFSFLDDMTQEVPLDGLKRARESCEVLQRQALAVRLRISNQDSCR